The Actinomycetota bacterium genome contains the following window.
GGGCGATGGCGTTCACCCGGATGCCGTGGCGGGCCACCTCCCGGGCCAGGCAGACGGTGAAACCGCTGACCCCTCCCTTGGAAGCGGCGTAAGCTGTCCCCCCGGCCATACCGATCATGGAGACGATGGAGGAAATATTTACCACGCAGCCCGGGGCCTGCCTGCGCAGCATGTCGGCGATGCAGTGCTTGGCCATGTAGAAGTAACTGAAGAGGTTGACGCGCAGGACCCTCTCCAGGTCCCGGTTCTCCAGGGACTGGATGGGGGAGAGGTGGATCATGCCCGCGTTGTTCACCAGGATATCCACTCCGCCCAGCTCCTCTACGCAGCGCTCTACCACCAGGCGGGCGCCCTCCTCGGTGGCCAGATCGGACTGCACCATCAGCGCC
Protein-coding sequences here:
- a CDS encoding 3-oxoacyl-ACP reductase family protein: MIRGSNAIVTGSSRGIGRAIALHLAERGANVVVCCQSRVDAANEVRERAEAMGVRALMVQSDLATEEGARLVVERCVEELGGVDILVNNAGMIHLSPIQSLENRDLERVLRVNLFSYFYMAKHCIADMLRRQAPGCVVNISSIVSMIGMAGGTAYAASKGGVSGFTVCLAREVARHGIRVNAIAPGYIETEMIGWMPEDYKAKVIPRIPMRRFGTGEEVAKAVAFLIEDATYMTGQTLILDGGIMID